Genomic window (Primulina eburnea isolate SZY01 chromosome 8, ASM2296580v1, whole genome shotgun sequence):
GAGAATGTACGAAGGACACGATTCAAGCAGTGCTATGCCTTATGAAGAAAATGATATCATTTGAGAGGAGAAAGAAGACGAAAACCaagaaaacaaataattttCCATTTGCAGATTGTTTGAGAACCAACACATGATAATTCAAGTGAATTACTTCATCTTCAAACTAGTTTCATATGTCGCAACTTCTTACCATTTTTCAACTGAAACCTGTGtggaaataaattatttttccttGTTCCACCAGTTAAACACTGTGACTGAACCATTTAGCTGAAGTGATTCTAGAGCGACACGAAGTTTTAGATTGTTCACAAAAAGAAGTTGAAAGATAAGCTTCGAAAGCATGCTAAAACTCTTAAGACTAAACAGAATGAAAAGTGCCGTAAAGATTTACCTCTATTCTCGAGGTATAGTAACTTCTTGCGCAAATCATCACCGGCCATAGCTAGAGACATTGCAGCTTCTCCTAGTAAGGGATCTCTTCTCTCTGCTTGTTCCAAAATCTCTATGCATAACCGATCCTTGGGAGTGGCTTTCCCTTCCTCCATACTTTTATTATAATCAACAGCCCTTGTCAGTCTCTTTGAGATCTGAAGGGCTTTCCTGCCATCTGAAGTAAGATCAGATGGCCTAGCCCCCTTAGTTAACAGAGACACGATTATGTTTGGCTCTTTTCTGATTGCGGCAACATGAAGCACGGTGTATCCCCTTGGATTCCTGTGGTTTATGTCAGCGATTGCCAGATCAAGAAGTTCTGTGGTGGTTTTAGCATCACAATAAGCAACAGCAAAATGGAGGGCACATGCGTCATCTAAATTAGTATGCCCTTCCTTAAGTAGCATTCTAACTAACTCAACATCATCAGACTCCAAAGCTCTGTGTATTCTCTTAATATGTTTATCAGGGAAACTGTTGTTCTTGGGTGATTGTAGGCCAAGCTCCATGCGCGAGTCATTTATTTTTTTCACGAGGTGAGGAGGCAATGCTCTATCAAGAGTAATGACATCAACATCAGACTTGACAATAATCTCAATGGACCTTACAAGCAAACTCTCACAAGCTATGccacacaagctcgcaacagaCATAACCATCAATACATCATCTGCTAGAGCCTTGTCAAGAATTTCCATCAGATGCCCCTGAAAGGACACACATATTTGAACTTATGAACAATGGACAACACCCAGGTATCCAACTAAAAAGAACAGTACAAGAGTAAAGTGTCATATCGGGGATGATAAAGGAATTCAGAGTATGAGAACACCCCTAAAACGCCAATAATAGAGAGCATCAACTTAAATGCCATCCAACAGCTAACATGTTCTTTCTTCGCTTCCTCTAACCATTGGCGTTAAAAGACAGATAACCTTCTTAAAAGAATTTTAAACCTCCATAACATATCATTTTGTGGCATGATTTAGTTTTTCTTTACTTTCTTTTCCTTCATGATTGTTTTTTATCACTTTGAACTGAGTTCAAGGCCTGCTATAGCCACATTGCAAATCCAATAATTGACGGTCCCGAGGAAACCACTTGGACCTCAAATGTCCAAAGGACAAAAATACatgtacaaaataaattttGTGTATGATGCTGCAAGACAACCATAATTTTCATCATTTAGCAAAGCCAAAATACTGCACGAAGCTTGAAATATAAACCCAATGCAACGACAACATCAACCTTAGACTTGAAACCAAATAGGTCGCTCACATACATTATAAACACGAATCACATAACaattcaagaaaaataaaacaatctaCTTCATAGACCATAGAAAACCGTATCAATACCTGGAACCTGTCAACTAACTCTTTAATATGAAAAATGAAGGAGGCATACAAAACATCCACCATGTACGCCACTGCAGGCCTGCAAGCCAAATGGGAGCACTCATCAtccacacacacgcacacaccctTGGGCGGAGTCCTAACTTTTCCACAGTAAACATATGAGAGCACTGTCACCAACGCATCATATCCCACATCATATTCCTTCATCACCTCCTTCAGGTCAAATTTCGCATTCCTCTCCCTATCCACAAACAAATTCTTGAAAAACATACTCCTAGCAGCCAATATACACCGGTGGACGGGGATTTCCCTGCCAGAGGCAGCGATTAATCTCGCGTCAGCGAAAAAGTCAAAGTCCGGATGCGATGACGTGTGGAAGCATATCGATTCTAGCTTGTCGGAAAGGCGCTTAAGTGCTGCAACGTCTGGAGGCAGATCACGCGACGGCGAGAGCGACGATTCAGTGGTGGCGGCGGCGCAGCAGGTGCTGCAGCTCCCACCGCTGACGTCGTTGGAATCTGAAAACGCAATTCGACTGTGCATTTGAGGTCAATCTCAGCACCCAATGAATCGTCCCTTAAATCTTCACAAAATCTATGCCCTCGATCCAAGAAATCGCATAGCCTACAACTAACCGACTTACGACACGAACGATGATTACACAatctctgtgtgtgtgtgtatatatatatatatatatgctgtaTGCACACAATATTTCGGAGAGATGAGCTTCGCGGCGATGAGGTCAGAAGAGAGAGACAGCGGGTAAGAAAATGGGTTACAGTGACGTCATTATATTTTGTTTGTGCATATTGACCCTAAACAAGGATGGagatcttttttttttgggcAAGTGGCAAGATTTCTCCAAGACATAACTTGACTAGTCGATATTATATATATGGCATAAGATGATTattttttaactttaattatcgTAAAATTTTGATCAAACATGAGATAATCCAAATGTTTTTTGGATTTTTGAATCTTATCATTTCCTTAAATGCGtgttcttttaaatttaatagcTTCAATCGACTCAAATAATTGATTATCATTCTTGATCTATATGAAAAATAGTTATTTGTGTGCGGTGGTAGAGCAGCGTTTAGCCACGGtgacccaattttttttaaaaaaattatatataaattttatataattttgaattaatataatattaatttggataaatcgatttaaaatattaaaaaaatttaaaattttataattgagGTGTACCATTTGAAAATTGAAACACCTGATCTCAGAAAACGTACAGCAAAATCCCGGTTTGTTTATTGTTTTTCCGACAAGTGGCTGGTCCAAATTACGTCATGGATGAtgtcattattttttaaattaagttTACTGTCTTATCCTTGCTAgctattaaaaaatttaaatttaaacaaGTTGAGGAAGGCTGATCAAGAGAGGCCGAACCCATGGCCGAGTCAGATTATTAATCTATATATGCTCaagttttaagaaatttttaaaattgagtTACTCGAACTCCTACAAAACCGATCCAAAATTAAAatgtaaaaattgaaaaaaaataatttaaaattaggtCACTCGAGCTAAAATAAAAcgtaaaaattgaaaaaaaaaaaaaaattaaaattaggtcACTCGAGCTAAAAAAATGCCACCGGATGACCATATAAac
Coding sequences:
- the LOC140839652 gene encoding BTB/POZ domain and ankyrin repeat-containing protein NPR1, producing the protein MHSRIAFSDSNDVSGGSCSTCCAAATTESSLSPSRDLPPDVAALKRLSDKLESICFHTSSHPDFDFFADARLIAASGREIPVHRCILAARSMFFKNLFVDRERNAKFDLKEVMKEYDVGYDALVTVLSYVYCGKVRTPPKGVCVCVDDECSHLACRPAVAYMVDVLYASFIFHIKELVDRFQGHLMEILDKALADDVLMVMSVASLCGIACESLLVRSIEIIVKSDVDVITLDRALPPHLVKKINDSRMELGLQSPKNNSFPDKHIKRIHRALESDDVELVRMLLKEGHTNLDDACALHFAVAYCDAKTTTELLDLAIADINHRNPRGYTVLHVAAIRKEPNIIVSLLTKGARPSDLTSDGRKALQISKRLTRAVDYNKSMEEGKATPKDRLCIEILEQAERRDPLLGEAAMSLAMAGDDLRKKLLYLENRVAMAKLLFPMEAKVAMDIAQVDGTDNFLLTAMKKNMSGAQRTGVDLNESPFKMKEEHLNRLRALSKTVELGKRFFPRCSAILNKIMDGDDFPEIAKLQIDPHEECPSKKQRRMEIEEDFSKAFTEDKEEFDRTINFSSSSSSSSIGLTKPNGKLTFRM